The genomic stretch TGAGATAGCCCGCCAGTATGCGGCCAGCATTACCCAGAGCGTAGGCCAGTTCTGCACCAATCCCGGACTGCTCATTGGCCTGGAGGACCGGGCATTGGATGAGTTCCTGGAAACACTGGGCGCCGCTATCCGTAAAACAGCTCCCGAGCCCATGCTGCATCCCGGCATTGCCAAAGCTTTCCGGGAAAAACGTACTGCTGCCTTATCGCAACCCGATGTGCAGCTGATAGCCGAATCCAGCCAGTCGGCCACCGAACTGCAGGGGATACCTACCATTGCCAGTACTACCGGAGAAGCCTTCCTCCAAAATCCATTATTGCACCAGGAAGTCTTTGGCCCTTATTCCATCCTGGTCCGCTGCAAGGATATCACGGAAATGCTACGGGTAGCCCGGCAGCTGGAAGGCCAGCTTACCAGTACCCTGATGGCTACGGAAGAAGAGGTGAAACAGGTACCGGAGCTGGTAGACGCCCTGGTCAACGCCTGCGGTCGTTTTATCTTCAACGGCGTACCCACCGGTGTTACTGTTGCGCTCAGTATGCAGCATGGCGGTCCTTATCCTGCTACCACAGACGCCCGGTTCACTTCAGTAGGAGCGGATGGCATCCGCCGTTTTGCCCGGCCGCTGGCCTACCAGAACTGGCCGGACAGCCTGCTGCCGCCCGCCTTGCAGAATGCCAATCCACTGGGCATCTGGCGCACCGTCAATAATGAACTGACCAAAGCCTTTATAGTTTTTTAACGCGCCATTTTAATAACCCGGCCCAACAAAAGGCAATAACCTTTGTTAAAAATGACCTGTGGATTTTTTATGCGCAGGCAAATTGTACTTTTACCAACACTTATGAACTGTAGCACTACACAAGTACCATATACGGCAACCGGTTATTTCTCTAAACT from Candidatus Pseudobacter hemicellulosilyticus encodes the following:
- a CDS encoding aldehyde dehydrogenase (NADP(+)), giving the protein MFPDTPIQEIDSLLQQAWNAFPIFRQVSIRERARFLRTIAANIEASQQLIPVAMEETNLPEARLRVEKARTIFQLSSYADHCEQGAWLEARIDTANPQLNPPKPDIRKYLIPLGPVVVFGASNFPFAYSTAGGDTATALAAGCPVIVKAHPAHALTSELVAQLIAGAVQECGLPAGVFAHVHGQSNETGKTLVMHPRTKAVGFTGSFAGGKALFNWANQRTEPIPVFAEMGSVNPVFLLPEKLRQSAGEIARQYAASITQSVGQFCTNPGLLIGLEDRALDEFLETLGAAIRKTAPEPMLHPGIAKAFREKRTAALSQPDVQLIAESSQSATELQGIPTIASTTGEAFLQNPLLHQEVFGPYSILVRCKDITEMLRVARQLEGQLTSTLMATEEEVKQVPELVDALVNACGRFIFNGVPTGVTVALSMQHGGPYPATTDARFTSVGADGIRRFARPLAYQNWPDSLLPPALQNANPLGIWRTVNNELTKAFIVF